Proteins encoded together in one Armatimonadota bacterium window:
- a CDS encoding PfkB family carbohydrate kinase gives MFVAVGSIIVDDIRAADGRLFEGVLGGGATHAAAGMCLWGPDVALVGSIGRDFPPEHWAALEALGLNLHAIRRLDRATPRAWQLYDADEHRTEIFRSPRDEFPAFLPTPDQLAPFVDARGFHLHTAQLDHVDALLTAMRARRAAVCWEPAPWHMVPEHRRTVLALLRRVDIVCPNGEECRTLLGPQPPEAWLTAFLEAGAALAAVRLGRAGSLVQARGDAAPVHVPAVALGPVVDVTGAGNAYGGGLLVGWA, from the coding sequence GTGTTCGTCGCCGTCGGCTCGATCATCGTGGACGACATCCGGGCGGCGGACGGGCGGCTCTTCGAGGGCGTGCTGGGCGGCGGCGCCACGCACGCCGCGGCCGGGATGTGCCTGTGGGGCCCCGACGTCGCGCTGGTCGGCAGCATTGGCCGGGACTTCCCCCCGGAGCACTGGGCCGCGCTGGAGGCGCTGGGCCTGAACCTGCACGCCATCCGCCGCCTCGACCGCGCCACGCCGAGAGCCTGGCAGCTCTACGACGCGGACGAGCACCGCACGGAGATCTTCCGCTCGCCCCGGGACGAGTTCCCCGCCTTCCTGCCGACCCCCGACCAGCTCGCCCCCTTCGTGGACGCGCGCGGCTTCCACCTGCACACCGCCCAGCTCGATCACGTGGACGCGCTCCTCACCGCCATGCGGGCCCGCCGCGCCGCCGTCTGCTGGGAGCCCGCACCCTGGCACATGGTGCCGGAGCACCGCCGCACCGTGCTGGCGCTCCTGCGCCGGGTGGACATCGTCTGCCCCAACGGCGAGGAGTGCCGCACGCTGCTCGGCCCGCAGCCGCCCGAGGCGTGGCTCACCGCCTTCCTGGAGGCCGGCGCCGCCCTGGCGGCGGTCCGCCTGGGACGCGCGGGGTCGCTCGTGCAGGCGCGGGGGGACGCCGCCCCAGTGCACGTGCCGGCCGTCGCCCTGGGACCGGTGGTCGACGTCACGGGGGCGGGGAACGCCTACGGCGGCGGGCTGCTCGTGGGGTGGGC
- a CDS encoding MFS transporter, producing MRASSAAFWAFFATVYTGIAAITFIAVALLDRGLTPAATGWLLGLLPVVQVVAQPLWGLLADLTERPRALLTSACLGTAAASLALWTASTSATLLAATVAFAACRAAVLPIAVAMALAHLRAQEAVYGRIRLWGSLGFALAVFALGATVVRSHPQHVLPVHAVVMLAAAALSLALPAPPGRLTAPRLALRGAADPRLWRLCAAAVLAGAGLGVNNTFLAVFLRDLGSPAWTVGAAFAVAALGEVPLMAGMHRLIERFGLSAMVGTGFLALPIRWTLYALLASPWPILPLQLLHSVTIAGLEVAGVVLVRTLTPPGWATTGQALYGAALMGLGPGIGTALAGAVYGWGGASTVFAASALAAGVSCLIFLRLPRAGPIGAASSPARASRTLRAGDGTPGG from the coding sequence ATGCGGGCGTCGTCCGCCGCCTTCTGGGCCTTCTTCGCCACCGTCTACACGGGGATCGCCGCGATCACCTTCATCGCCGTGGCCCTCCTCGACCGCGGCCTCACCCCCGCTGCGACCGGCTGGCTGCTCGGCCTGCTGCCGGTGGTCCAGGTCGTCGCCCAGCCGCTGTGGGGCCTGCTCGCCGACCTCACCGAGCGGCCCCGGGCGCTCCTCACCTCGGCCTGCCTGGGCACCGCGGCGGCCTCCCTCGCCCTGTGGACCGCCTCGACCTCCGCCACGCTGCTCGCCGCCACGGTGGCGTTCGCTGCCTGTCGGGCGGCCGTGCTGCCGATCGCCGTCGCCATGGCGCTCGCCCACCTGAGGGCCCAGGAAGCCGTGTATGGACGGATCCGCCTGTGGGGCTCTCTGGGGTTCGCCCTGGCGGTCTTCGCGCTGGGGGCGACCGTGGTGCGCAGCCATCCCCAGCACGTGCTGCCGGTCCATGCCGTCGTCATGCTCGCCGCCGCGGCGCTCTCCCTCGCCCTGCCTGCGCCCCCCGGCCGGCTCACCGCGCCGCGCCTGGCCCTGCGCGGCGCCGCCGACCCGCGCCTGTGGCGACTCTGTGCCGCCGCCGTGCTGGCCGGCGCCGGCCTGGGCGTGAACAACACCTTCCTCGCCGTCTTCCTCCGCGACCTGGGCAGTCCGGCCTGGACCGTCGGGGCCGCCTTTGCCGTCGCGGCCCTCGGCGAGGTGCCGCTCATGGCCGGCATGCACCGCCTCATCGAACGCTTCGGGCTGTCCGCCATGGTGGGCACCGGGTTCCTGGCCCTGCCCATCCGCTGGACGCTCTACGCGCTCCTGGCGTCCCCGTGGCCCATCCTCCCGCTGCAACTCCTCCACAGCGTGACCATCGCGGGGCTGGAAGTGGCCGGCGTGGTGCTGGTGCGCACCCTGACGCCCCCGGGCTGGGCCACGACCGGACAGGCGCTGTACGGCGCCGCGCTGATGGGCCTCGGGCCGGGTATCGGCACGGCACTGGCCGGGGCGGTGTACGGATGGGGAGGGGCGTCAACCGTCTTCGCCGCCAGCGCGCTCGCCGCGGGGGTGAGCTGCCTGATCTTCCTGCGGCTCCCCCGCGCGGGCCCGATCGGCGCCGCCTCGTCGCCCGCCCGGGCATCGCGGACGCTGCGCGCCGGAGACGGCACCCCGGGAGGGTAG
- a CDS encoding PfkB family carbohydrate kinase: MRATQRSGSRPVDVVAVGAAAVDLVIRTPRLPRFDEKVTGALVGWLPGGTMANVACALSRLGGRAVWVGTVGADRGGRLLLEDFRRHRVDARLAVVDRRQATNMTVIFLPSPHEGSPDAGSSRPSRGSAPAQARSGAVAPVSGAERAIVVLSTARDRLPPPDRWRRLLARAQFVYLSPHDAALARRVVATARQQGCAVALEVEPTAARALPAIDPLLSRADLLVCNRGGLALLVGCRLRSRRDAAAEAAHLRARGPALVAVTLGAEGALLATAEGVLVQAGFAVPAVDTTGAGDCFGAALLLALARRWPPARALTFATAAGALATTGVGPRGHLPTRGEVRRLAERGAPPRLIPVGFGPRRRP; the protein is encoded by the coding sequence ATGAGGGCGACGCAGCGCTCCGGGTCGCGCCCGGTGGACGTGGTGGCGGTCGGCGCCGCCGCGGTGGACCTGGTGATCCGCACGCCCCGCCTGCCCCGGTTCGACGAGAAGGTGACCGGGGCGCTGGTGGGATGGTTGCCGGGCGGGACGATGGCCAACGTCGCCTGCGCCCTCAGCCGGCTGGGCGGACGGGCCGTCTGGGTCGGGACGGTGGGCGCGGACCGCGGCGGCCGGCTCCTCCTGGAGGACTTCCGCCGCCACCGGGTCGACGCGCGCCTGGCCGTCGTCGATCGGCGTCAAGCGACGAACATGACGGTGATCTTCCTCCCCTCCCCCCATGAGGGATCACCCGATGCAGGATCATCGCGCCCGTCCCGCGGCTCGGCGCCGGCACAGGCCCGGTCCGGCGCCGTGGCCCCCGTGTCCGGGGCCGAGCGGGCCATCGTGGTGCTCTCCACCGCCCGCGACCGCCTGCCGCCCCCGGATCGGTGGCGCCGTCTGCTGGCGCGCGCGCAGTTCGTATACCTCTCCCCGCACGACGCGGCACTCGCTCGGCGCGTGGTCGCCACGGCGCGGCAGCAGGGGTGCGCGGTGGCGCTGGAGGTGGAGCCCACTGCCGCCCGCGCCCTTCCGGCCATCGACCCGTTGCTGTCCCGCGCGGACCTCCTGGTGTGCAACCGCGGCGGTCTGGCCCTGCTCGTCGGGTGCCGCCTCCGCAGCCGGCGCGATGCGGCGGCGGAGGCGGCGCACCTGCGCGCGCGGGGCCCGGCCCTGGTGGCGGTGACCCTGGGGGCGGAGGGGGCGCTGCTGGCCACCGCGGAGGGTGTCCTCGTCCAGGCAGGCTTCGCCGTCCCGGCCGTGGACACCACCGGCGCAGGTGACTGCTTCGGTGCCGCCCTGCTGCTGGCGCTGGCGCGACGGTGGCCGCCCGCACGGGCCCTGACGTTCGCCACCGCCGCCGGCGCCCTGGCCACGACGGGCGTCGGCCCGCGCGGCCACCTGCCGACGCGCGGCGAGGTCCGCCGGCTGGCCGAACGCGGCGCCCCGCCGCGCCTGATCCCCGTGGGATTCGGGCCGCGGCGTCGACCATGA